From Sediminibacterium sp. TEGAF015, a single genomic window includes:
- the bshC gene encoding bacillithiol biosynthesis cysteine-adding enzyme BshC yields MDCSTTYLPFESTGYFSKIVEDYLQQHENIRSFYLHEPNWAGVDSSMRSRDKHPVNREVLAGALKQQYAGQENAEAVLKNIELLSHSSTYTITTAHQPNLFTGPLYFIYKIIHVIKLAEKLSAKYPDKNFVPVFYMGSEDADLDELGFVNIDNTRWSWETKQSGAVGRMNVDKPLLALIESISGQIGVLPNGNEWVALLRKCYANGKSIQEATLSLVHALFGHYGLVVLIPDNPVLKKLFVPVMAKELTAQFSHKEVNTTIQSLGQFYKVQAAGRPINLFYLIDDKRERIEKEGDLYAVSSMGLRFTEQEIMQELDAHPERFSPNVILRGAFQETILPNIIFVGGGGELAYWLELKTVFEKAGVAYPLLMLRNSFSIASAKLTQKQLSLQLTDADLFLPEHQLISQYVEKHSQHQLNLDKEKDTLKAYYEQLSTMATQIDASLKDHVSALSLQSLKKLVELEKKMKRAEKRKFSIAAYQIQTIKNTLFPGNSLQERQENIASFYARYGRDVIDMIYQASGDISPAFGLIKIQS; encoded by the coding sequence ATGGATTGTAGCACGACGTATTTGCCATTTGAGAGTACCGGTTATTTTTCAAAGATTGTAGAAGACTATCTTCAACAACATGAAAATATCAGATCTTTTTATTTGCATGAGCCTAATTGGGCAGGAGTAGATTCCTCCATGCGTTCTAGAGATAAACATCCGGTAAATCGGGAAGTACTTGCAGGGGCACTGAAACAGCAATATGCTGGTCAGGAAAATGCGGAAGCTGTCTTGAAAAACATTGAGCTGCTATCCCATTCATCAACTTATACCATCACCACGGCTCACCAGCCTAACTTATTTACCGGCCCTTTGTATTTTATTTACAAAATTATTCATGTTATTAAGTTAGCAGAAAAACTATCAGCTAAATATCCTGATAAAAATTTTGTACCCGTTTTTTATATGGGAAGCGAGGATGCAGATTTGGACGAGCTAGGATTTGTCAACATTGATAATACCCGATGGAGTTGGGAAACAAAACAATCAGGTGCAGTAGGTAGGATGAATGTTGACAAGCCGTTGCTTGCTTTGATTGAATCTATTTCTGGTCAGATAGGGGTTTTGCCAAATGGAAATGAGTGGGTAGCGCTACTGCGTAAATGTTATGCCAATGGAAAGTCTATTCAGGAAGCTACATTGTCGCTGGTGCATGCTTTATTCGGGCATTATGGTTTAGTTGTTTTAATACCTGATAATCCGGTATTAAAAAAGTTATTTGTTCCGGTAATGGCCAAAGAACTGACAGCGCAATTCTCCCATAAAGAAGTAAATACAACCATTCAAAGTCTAGGTCAATTTTACAAAGTTCAGGCTGCAGGAAGACCTATCAATCTTTTTTATCTGATAGATGATAAAAGAGAGCGTATAGAAAAGGAAGGAGATTTGTATGCGGTATCCTCAATGGGGTTGCGTTTTACAGAGCAAGAAATCATGCAGGAGCTAGATGCTCATCCTGAACGGTTTAGTCCGAATGTAATTTTGCGAGGCGCTTTTCAGGAAACGATTTTACCCAATATTATTTTTGTGGGAGGGGGAGGAGAACTGGCGTATTGGCTGGAATTGAAAACTGTTTTTGAGAAAGCAGGTGTAGCATATCCTTTGCTTATGCTAAGAAATTCATTTTCTATTGCTTCAGCCAAGCTAACACAAAAGCAATTGAGTTTGCAACTTACCGACGCAGATTTATTTCTTCCGGAGCATCAGTTGATAAGTCAGTATGTGGAGAAACATTCCCAACATCAACTGAATCTGGATAAAGAAAAAGACACTTTGAAGGCGTACTACGAACAGTTGAGTACAATGGCAACGCAGATTGATGCCAGTCTGAAAGATCATGTGAGTGCATTGTCTCTGCAATCATTAAAAAAACTGGTTGAGCTGGAGAAAAAAATGAAGCGGGCAGAGAAGAGAAAATTTTCAATAGCAGCATATCAGATACAAACAATTAAAAACACTTTGTTTCCGGGTAACAGTTTACAGGAAAGACAGGAAAACATCGCTTCCTTTTATGCCCGATATGGCCGTGATGTTATTGATATGATTTATCAGGCATCAGGTGATATAAGCCCAGCATTCGGATTAATAAAAATCCAATCCTAA
- a CDS encoding NAD(P)/FAD-dependent oxidoreductase codes for MKVAIIGGGIIGLSSAWFLSEAGHEVTVIDRTDMQNNCSYGNAGYVCPSHFVPLATPGIVQQGLKWMWNPESPFYVQPRADWSLIQWGWKFMQMANEKQVEAAAAPLRDIALLSKYWYEQWDRLPDFSFAYEQKGLLEIFKTEKGKEKCAVLCNKAQALGLTDTVMLDSKQLQELESHTPLDALGALYFKCDAHLYPNQLMQQLLNLLHLKGVRLIKNEAVTDFETAGNKIISVKTEKAAYATDEVVLASGSWSRELAKKMNMNLLLMPGRGYSVTLENSPYSINHPSVLVEGRVALTPMDGNKIRFGGTMEITSTNTPPRMNRVKGILSAVQSVYTDFKIEMPAEEQIWYGYRPCSADGLPYIGRTRRWINLTLATGHSMIGLSLGAGTGKLVSEIINGNSPSMDISPFSPDRFA; via the coding sequence ATGAAAGTAGCGATAATCGGAGGTGGAATTATTGGATTGAGCAGTGCATGGTTTTTAAGTGAAGCGGGTCATGAAGTCACCGTTATTGACCGGACAGATATGCAGAATAATTGTTCTTATGGTAATGCAGGATATGTATGTCCCAGCCATTTTGTGCCACTGGCTACACCGGGTATTGTTCAGCAAGGTTTAAAATGGATGTGGAATCCGGAGAGTCCATTTTATGTGCAGCCAAGAGCAGATTGGTCACTGATTCAATGGGGCTGGAAGTTTATGCAAATGGCCAACGAAAAACAAGTGGAGGCAGCGGCTGCTCCTTTGAGGGATATTGCATTGCTTAGCAAGTACTGGTATGAACAATGGGATCGGTTACCTGATTTTTCTTTTGCGTATGAGCAAAAAGGTTTGTTGGAAATATTCAAGACAGAAAAAGGAAAAGAGAAATGTGCAGTACTTTGTAATAAAGCACAGGCGCTGGGTTTAACGGATACTGTTATGCTGGATAGTAAGCAGTTGCAGGAACTGGAATCACATACCCCGCTGGATGCTTTGGGCGCTTTGTATTTCAAATGTGATGCGCATTTATATCCCAATCAATTAATGCAACAACTGTTAAACCTGCTTCATTTAAAAGGAGTCCGCCTGATTAAAAATGAAGCAGTAACAGACTTTGAAACAGCAGGTAATAAAATCATCAGCGTAAAAACGGAAAAAGCAGCATATGCAACTGATGAAGTTGTACTGGCTTCCGGTTCCTGGAGTAGAGAGCTGGCGAAAAAGATGAATATGAACCTTTTGTTAATGCCCGGCAGAGGCTATTCAGTTACGCTGGAAAATTCGCCATACAGCATTAATCATCCCAGTGTATTGGTAGAAGGCAGAGTAGCATTAACGCCAATGGATGGCAATAAAATCAGATTTGGTGGAACAATGGAAATTACTTCAACCAATACACCACCAAGAATGAATCGTGTAAAAGGAATTCTTTCTGCTGTCCAATCTGTTTACACCGATTTTAAAATAGAAATGCCAGCTGAAGAGCAAATCTGGTACGGTTACAGACCTTGCTCAGCAGACGGTCTTCCTTATATCGGAAGAACCCGCAGATGGATAAATCTAACACTTGCAACCGGACATTCCATGATTGGATTGAGTTTGGGTGCAGGCACCGGAAAGCTCGTTAGCGAAATTATTAATGGGAATTCCCCAAGTATGGATATAAGTCCCTTCAGTCCTGACCGATTTGCTTAA
- a CDS encoding sterol desaturase family protein — protein sequence METYGKILLIAMPAFLVLILLEKWWGIHKGNDTIRTMDMVSSLTSGITNSTKDVLGLSIAVLSYNWMVSHWAIIHIESSVWLYIIAFFALDLTGYLVHRIDHEFNFFWNAHIIHHSSEDFNLACALRQSISTFVRLFTIFLLPAALLGVPTQIIAVVAPLHLFAQFWYHTQHIDRMGWLEKIIVTPSHHRVHHAINPEYLDKNYGQIFIFWDKWFGTFQEELPNVKPVYGITRPVRTWNPIKINFMHLWLLIKDAWHARNWSDKLKIWFMPTGWRPADVADKYPIYKIEDPYHFEKYDTSAGKSFTIWVWAQLAILLLIISYLFGNLAQIGSPGIFYYGLFIYVFVYAFTELMDGNPYAWAWELLKFLIGGWLIWNTNGWFGIEQLHPVLPYIIGFYFTVSLLLSIYFRKDSHRVPVTA from the coding sequence ATGGAAACTTACGGAAAAATATTGCTCATTGCTATGCCAGCATTTTTAGTGTTAATTCTATTGGAAAAATGGTGGGGAATTCATAAAGGGAATGACACCATCCGCACTATGGATATGGTATCAAGTTTAACTTCAGGCATCACCAATTCTACTAAAGACGTACTTGGATTAAGCATTGCAGTACTTAGCTATAATTGGATGGTTTCCCATTGGGCCATTATTCATATTGAATCGTCGGTATGGCTCTATATCATCGCTTTTTTTGCGCTGGATTTAACAGGTTACCTAGTGCATAGAATAGATCATGAGTTCAACTTTTTCTGGAATGCTCATATCATTCATCATAGCAGCGAAGACTTTAATCTGGCTTGTGCACTACGGCAAAGTATTTCAACATTTGTAAGATTGTTCACCATCTTTCTTTTACCTGCAGCATTATTAGGAGTACCCACACAGATAATTGCAGTGGTTGCCCCCTTGCATTTATTTGCTCAGTTCTGGTACCATACGCAACATATTGACCGCATGGGCTGGCTGGAAAAAATAATTGTAACGCCCTCTCATCACAGGGTACATCATGCCATTAATCCGGAATACCTGGATAAAAACTATGGACAGATTTTTATTTTCTGGGACAAATGGTTTGGCACATTTCAGGAAGAGTTACCGAATGTTAAACCTGTATACGGCATTACCCGACCAGTTAGAACATGGAACCCAATCAAGATCAATTTTATGCACTTATGGTTGCTCATAAAAGATGCCTGGCATGCACGTAACTGGTCTGATAAATTAAAAATCTGGTTTATGCCAACCGGATGGAGACCTGCTGATGTTGCCGATAAATATCCGATATATAAAATTGAAGACCCTTATCATTTTGAAAAATACGATACCAGTGCTGGTAAATCCTTTACCATTTGGGTATGGGCGCAATTGGCTATCCTGTTGTTAATAATCAGCTATTTATTTGGAAACCTTGCCCAAATTGGCAGTCCCGGCATTTTTTATTACGGGTTGTTCATCTATGTTTTCGTGTATGCATTTACCGAATTGATGGATGGTAATCCCTATGCATGGGCCTGGGAGTTACTGAAATTTTTAATTGGGGGATGGTTAATATGGAATACCAATGGCTGGTTCGGCATTGAGCAACTTCACCCTGTATTGCCCTATATTATTGGTTTTTATTTTACAGTTTCTTTGCTTCTCAGCATTTACTTCAGGAAAGATAGTCACCGGGTTCCGGTTACAGCATAA
- a CDS encoding cytidine deaminase — protein sequence MKEIPFQYQVFENAAALSSEDASLLLQARALTAHAYAPYSHFNVGAIAVLDDGSRVEGTNQENASYPVGICAERVLLSAISSFHRNKAIKTIAISYYNENGKSNNPVSPCGICRQSLLEQTLRQQQPIRLILSGQEGAIYVIEDASSLLPLSFTANDMQ from the coding sequence ATGAAAGAAATACCATTTCAGTATCAGGTTTTTGAAAATGCAGCTGCCCTTTCTTCGGAAGACGCATCCCTCTTACTTCAGGCCAGGGCACTCACTGCTCATGCTTATGCGCCATACTCTCATTTTAATGTGGGGGCTATTGCAGTTTTGGATGATGGCAGCAGGGTTGAAGGAACCAATCAGGAGAATGCCAGTTATCCTGTAGGTATTTGTGCCGAGCGCGTATTATTATCCGCCATTTCTTCCTTTCACAGAAATAAAGCAATCAAAACAATTGCCATTAGCTATTATAACGAAAATGGGAAAAGCAATAATCCTGTTAGCCCATGTGGTATTTGCAGACAAAGTTTACTGGAGCAAACTTTGCGTCAACAACAACCCATACGGTTGATTTTAAGTGGTCAGGAAGGGGCTATTTATGTAATTGAAGACGCTTCATCTTTGTTGCCCCTGAGTTTTACCGCCAATGATATGCAATAG
- the lepB gene encoding signal peptidase I, with the protein MGIAIFLVGLIGWHAGMYGMFKKAGITPWKALVPFYNTWEIVRVAHIKRFWFWLQLIPIAGQFITIWITIIFVMNFKRVSVPAHAAVVFFPFIYFPYLGFSEKEKWYGPAALQHYHKPASREWIDAGVFAVVAATIIRTFVFEAYVIPTESMEKSLLVNDFLFVSKMSYGPRIPQTPLSFPFVHNIMPFSLTTPSYIKEVQLPYKRLPATSAIKRNDAVVFNFPAGDTIINLPEFGSKVTYYEVLRSSQFKGNREALLAEYPILVHPMDKTDNYIKRCVAMPGDILEIKNADLFVNGKPADNPEGAQTDYIVTTSGAGFSDEFLQDEIGIDLENNNGNFSPGPDSKTYIFNMTATEAEKVKKYPGVVSVIKYVDTNVGLFFPNDEANFPWTLDNYGPLTIPQKGKAIVLSPNNIALYRRLITVYEQNTLEEKNGQFIINGRATNQYIPKYNYYWMMGDNRHRSQDSRFWGFVPETHIVGKASLIWFSWNKGPRWNRIFKVIE; encoded by the coding sequence ATGGGTATTGCGATTTTTTTAGTTGGATTGATTGGATGGCATGCAGGAATGTACGGTATGTTCAAAAAAGCAGGAATTACACCCTGGAAAGCACTTGTTCCATTCTACAACACTTGGGAAATAGTACGAGTTGCCCATATTAAGCGATTCTGGTTTTGGTTACAATTAATTCCAATAGCAGGTCAGTTTATTACCATTTGGATTACCATCATTTTTGTGATGAACTTTAAAAGAGTATCAGTGCCTGCACATGCGGCAGTTGTATTTTTCCCATTTATCTATTTTCCCTATCTGGGATTTTCAGAAAAAGAAAAATGGTATGGACCAGCTGCTTTACAACATTATCACAAGCCAGCATCTAGGGAGTGGATTGATGCCGGAGTGTTTGCGGTAGTGGCTGCTACCATTATCCGAACCTTTGTTTTTGAAGCATATGTAATTCCAACAGAGAGTATGGAAAAGAGTTTATTGGTGAACGACTTTCTGTTTGTGAGCAAAATGAGTTACGGTCCAAGAATTCCGCAAACACCGTTATCCTTTCCCTTTGTTCATAATATCATGCCTTTCAGTCTTACAACACCTTCTTATATTAAGGAAGTACAGCTTCCATACAAGCGTTTGCCGGCAACCAGCGCCATTAAAAGAAATGATGCGGTTGTGTTTAATTTCCCTGCGGGAGACACCATCATCAACTTGCCTGAATTCGGAAGTAAGGTTACGTATTATGAAGTATTAAGAAGTAGTCAGTTTAAAGGCAATAGAGAGGCATTGTTGGCGGAATATCCCATTCTGGTTCATCCAATGGACAAAACCGACAACTATATTAAAAGATGTGTAGCGATGCCCGGAGATATATTGGAAATCAAAAATGCAGATTTATTTGTTAACGGGAAGCCAGCAGATAATCCTGAAGGAGCTCAAACCGATTATATTGTAACAACTTCCGGCGCTGGGTTTTCTGATGAATTTCTTCAAGACGAAATTGGGATTGATCTGGAGAACAACAATGGAAATTTTTCTCCGGGTCCGGATAGTAAAACCTATATATTCAATATGACTGCAACTGAAGCAGAAAAAGTAAAAAAATATCCGGGAGTGGTTTCAGTTATAAAATACGTAGACACCAATGTTGGTCTGTTTTTCCCAAATGACGAAGCCAATTTTCCGTGGACGCTTGACAATTATGGTCCATTAACCATCCCGCAAAAGGGGAAAGCCATCGTTTTGTCTCCCAATAATATTGCCTTGTATCGCAGATTAATTACTGTATACGAACAGAATACACTGGAAGAGAAAAACGGCCAATTCATTATTAATGGACGGGCAACCAATCAATATATTCCTAAGTACAATTATTACTGGATGATGGGGGACAACAGACATAGAAGTCAGGATAGCCGTTTCTGGGGGTTTGTACCCGAAACCCATATTGTTGGCAAAGCTTCTCTCATTTGGTTCAGTTGGAACAAAGGGCCCAGATGGAACAGGATTTTTAAAGTCATTGAATAG
- a CDS encoding sigma-54-dependent transcriptional regulator, protein MASILIIDDERAIRNVLKDILNNEGYTTAEASDGEAGLTQFSAGSFDLVLCDIKMPKIDGIEFLQKAKEINPDVPVIMISGHGNIETAVDAVKKGAFDFISKPPDLNRLLITIRNAMDKNSLVKETKVLRKKVSRIQEIIGISAPVIKIKDTIDKVAATDARVLVTGENGSGKELVAKWLHEKSNRSQGPLVEVNCAAIPSELIESELFGHEKGSFTSAVKQRIGKFEQAHGGTLFLDEIGDMSLSAQAKVLRALQEGKITRVGGDKEISVDVRVVAATNKDLMKEVEAKNFRLDLYHRLGVILIHVPSLNERRDDIPLLVQHFLEEIASEYGQAPKVIASGALDLLKKHNWTGNIRELRNVVERLIILSGKEIQATDVKSYI, encoded by the coding sequence ATGGCTTCTATTTTAATTATAGATGATGAAAGAGCAATCCGAAATGTGCTGAAAGATATTTTGAATAACGAAGGGTATACAACAGCTGAAGCAAGTGATGGAGAAGCTGGATTAACTCAGTTTTCAGCCGGCAGTTTTGATCTGGTTTTGTGTGATATTAAAATGCCGAAAATAGACGGGATTGAGTTTCTGCAAAAAGCAAAAGAGATCAATCCTGATGTTCCTGTGATTATGATTAGTGGGCATGGGAATATTGAAACTGCCGTTGATGCAGTTAAAAAGGGGGCTTTTGATTTTATTTCCAAGCCTCCGGATCTGAACCGTTTACTAATTACCATTCGCAATGCCATGGATAAAAACTCCCTGGTAAAAGAGACAAAAGTGTTGCGTAAAAAAGTTTCTCGTATTCAGGAAATTATAGGGATTTCTGCTCCTGTTATCAAAATTAAGGACACTATTGATAAAGTAGCAGCAACGGATGCAAGGGTATTGGTAACCGGAGAAAACGGAAGTGGCAAGGAACTAGTTGCCAAATGGCTGCATGAGAAGAGTAACCGTTCTCAGGGGCCATTGGTAGAAGTAAACTGTGCTGCCATTCCATCAGAATTGATTGAAAGCGAATTGTTCGGTCATGAAAAAGGATCTTTTACATCTGCAGTGAAACAACGCATCGGCAAATTTGAGCAGGCGCACGGTGGCACTTTGTTTCTAGATGAAATAGGCGATATGAGTTTAAGCGCACAGGCAAAAGTGCTGCGTGCTTTGCAGGAAGGTAAAATTACCAGAGTGGGAGGAGATAAAGAAATTTCGGTGGACGTAAGGGTAGTGGCTGCAACCAACAAAGATTTAATGAAAGAAGTAGAAGCCAAAAACTTCAGACTCGATTTATATCACCGTCTTGGTGTTATTTTAATTCATGTACCTTCTTTGAATGAAAGAAGAGATGATATTCCTTTATTGGTACAGCATTTTTTAGAAGAAATTGCGAGTGAGTACGGACAGGCTCCCAAAGTAATTGCTTCCGGAGCCCTTGACTTGCTTAAAAAGCATAACTGGACTGGTAATATACGTGAATTGCGAAATGTAGTGGAAAGGTTAATTATTTTGTCCGGTAAAGAGATACAGGCAACCGATGTTAAAAGTTATATTTGA
- a CDS encoding TonB-dependent receptor, translated as MMMLNKTIVAGFLFFYCQFSLAQDSSLASDKPLKEVIVSVFNSRVKWKETPAAVAVIVQKDIQAFSAASVLPALNRVPGVRMEERSPGSYRLSIRGSLLRSPFGIRNIKVYWNQLPFSDATGNTYLNLIDLTQIDQMEVAKGPASSMYGSGTGGVLLLKQSAAFVDKPAYKTRIDMAAGSLGYNQQQIAQQYNSKKWSSSLHLHRLVQGGYRDHSALNRSGIFWQNTIQIKKHQIKTGLLYTDLFYQTPGGITAAQVLINPRLSRQATPTLPGAIEQNASIRNKTVWIGLQDQFQINQFHSVNTFIGYSKTDFENPFITNYEKRREINLMTGLQWVVTPSGNPEIFQWVTGVEYMANEAGIKNYANNKGVPANLFADDKIYSQQGFIFTQIKWKPLQRLIMQGGISISQQDFLFKSMLRPVAPFNYRKIASPVSPRFSFNYALLPQLNIYGVVSRGFSAPTLAEIRPSDGQFYPLLNAEQGWNWEGGMKGSLYDDKIVFDVSYYRFNLKDAIVRRADAGGNEYFVNAGSTKQNGAELHLRYLPFRMLKGNSFNLEFMGSYSYQPYRFSNFQQGSLQLNNNPLTGVPASIWVTGIDVKTKSGLSFQGNANFTGKISLNDAATVYADPYQLVQIKISQQFQKRNTGIQIFAGIDNLLNQVYSLGNDINALGNRYFNTAAGRNFYAGCRISFQ; from the coding sequence ATGATGATGTTAAATAAAACAATTGTAGCAGGTTTTCTTTTTTTCTATTGTCAGTTCTCTCTGGCACAGGACTCTTCCCTTGCATCGGATAAGCCGTTGAAAGAGGTGATTGTTTCCGTATTCAACAGCAGGGTTAAATGGAAAGAAACCCCTGCAGCTGTTGCTGTCATTGTACAAAAAGATATTCAGGCTTTTTCTGCAGCATCTGTATTACCAGCATTGAATCGGGTACCTGGAGTAAGAATGGAAGAACGGTCACCCGGGAGCTATCGTTTATCAATCAGGGGCAGTTTGTTGCGTTCTCCATTTGGGATAAGAAATATTAAAGTGTACTGGAATCAGCTGCCCTTTTCAGATGCTACAGGAAATACCTATTTAAACCTAATTGACCTTACGCAGATAGATCAGATGGAAGTTGCAAAGGGGCCAGCCTCTAGTATGTATGGTTCCGGAACAGGAGGTGTTTTGCTGTTGAAACAAAGCGCTGCCTTTGTTGATAAGCCAGCATATAAAACCCGCATTGATATGGCAGCTGGCTCACTTGGATACAACCAGCAACAGATTGCCCAGCAATACAATAGCAAAAAATGGAGTTCTTCTCTGCATTTACATAGGTTGGTGCAGGGAGGCTACAGAGATCATTCTGCACTAAACCGGTCAGGAATCTTCTGGCAGAATACAATTCAAATAAAAAAACATCAAATTAAAACTGGCTTATTGTACACGGATTTGTTTTATCAGACCCCCGGTGGCATTACCGCTGCGCAGGTGTTAATCAATCCCAGATTGTCAAGACAGGCTACTCCCACTTTGCCGGGAGCTATTGAGCAGAATGCTTCTATTCGCAATAAAACAGTGTGGATTGGTTTACAAGATCAATTTCAGATTAATCAATTCCATTCCGTAAATACATTTATTGGGTATTCAAAAACAGATTTTGAAAATCCTTTTATTACCAATTATGAAAAAAGGAGAGAAATAAATCTGATGACGGGCCTGCAGTGGGTAGTAACCCCTTCGGGAAATCCTGAAATTTTCCAATGGGTAACAGGTGTTGAGTATATGGCCAATGAGGCAGGCATTAAAAACTATGCAAATAACAAAGGGGTTCCAGCCAATCTTTTTGCAGATGACAAAATATACAGTCAACAGGGTTTTATTTTTACGCAGATAAAATGGAAGCCTTTACAGAGGCTGATAATGCAAGGAGGAATAAGTATCAGTCAGCAGGACTTCCTTTTTAAGTCGATGCTAAGACCAGTCGCTCCATTTAATTACAGAAAAATAGCATCACCTGTAAGTCCACGATTTTCCTTTAACTATGCATTACTACCTCAACTAAATATTTATGGGGTAGTGTCAAGAGGATTTTCTGCCCCAACACTTGCAGAAATCAGACCATCTGACGGCCAGTTTTATCCTTTACTGAATGCCGAACAAGGCTGGAATTGGGAAGGTGGAATGAAAGGTTCTCTGTATGATGATAAGATTGTTTTTGATGTATCCTATTATCGCTTTAACCTAAAGGATGCCATTGTGCGAAGAGCAGATGCAGGAGGGAATGAGTATTTTGTAAATGCAGGTTCAACCAAACAAAACGGTGCAGAATTACATCTTAGGTATCTTCCTTTTCGGATGCTAAAGGGAAATTCTTTCAATCTGGAATTCATGGGTTCATACAGTTATCAGCCTTATCGCTTCAGCAACTTTCAGCAAGGCTCATTGCAACTAAATAATAATCCCTTAACTGGAGTGCCTGCAAGCATTTGGGTAACAGGAATTGATGTAAAAACAAAATCAGGATTGTCTTTTCAGGGAAATGCCAATTTCACAGGAAAAATTTCTTTAAATGATGCCGCTACTGTTTACGCAGATCCCTATCAGTTGGTGCAGATTAAGATTAGTCAACAATTTCAGAAAAGGAATACAGGTATCCAAATTTTTGCAGGTATTGACAATTTACTGAATCAGGTATATAGTCTGGGGAATGATATTAATGCCTTGGGGAATCGGTATTTTAATACTGCAGCTGGACGTAACTTTTATGCCGGATGCAGAATCAGTTTTCAATGA
- a CDS encoding pyruvate dehydrogenase complex E1 component subunit beta, with amino-acid sequence MRSIAFREALREAMSEEMRRDERVFLMGEEVAQYNGAYKVSQGMLAEFGDKRVIDTPIAELGFAAVGVGAAQNGLRPIVEFMTWNFAVLAMDQILNTASKMLAMSGGQIGCPIVFRGPNGSAGQLGAQHSTAFESYYANIPGLKVVSPSNGYDAKGLLKQAIRFEEDPVMFMESEVMYGDKSEVPDEEYYIPLGKADVKRQGTDVTIVSFNKMMKVALGAADELAKEGISAEVIDLRTIRPLDWMTILESVKKTNRLVIVEEQWPFASVSSEISYRIQKEGFDYLDAPIRRITSADAPMHYAPNLTALAVPDVTRTVKLVKEVMYMKK; translated from the coding sequence ATGCGTTCAATAGCATTTAGAGAAGCCCTGCGAGAAGCGATGAGTGAAGAAATGAGAAGAGATGAGAGAGTATTCTTAATGGGTGAAGAAGTAGCACAATATAACGGGGCATATAAAGTAAGTCAGGGTATGCTGGCTGAATTCGGTGATAAGCGTGTAATTGATACCCCTATTGCTGAGCTTGGATTTGCAGCTGTTGGTGTGGGTGCTGCACAAAATGGTTTGAGACCCATTGTTGAATTTATGACTTGGAACTTTGCAGTATTGGCAATGGACCAGATTTTGAATACTGCATCTAAAATGTTGGCAATGAGTGGCGGGCAAATTGGATGCCCCATTGTTTTCAGAGGACCTAATGGTAGCGCAGGTCAGTTGGGTGCACAACACTCAACTGCATTTGAAAGTTATTATGCAAATATCCCAGGATTAAAAGTAGTATCGCCTTCTAATGGGTATGATGCAAAGGGCTTACTAAAGCAGGCAATCCGATTTGAAGAAGATCCTGTGATGTTCATGGAAAGTGAAGTAATGTATGGTGATAAATCTGAAGTGCCTGATGAAGAATATTATATTCCATTGGGAAAAGCAGATGTGAAAAGACAAGGTACAGACGTAACTATCGTATCCTTCAACAAGATGATGAAAGTGGCATTGGGTGCTGCAGATGAGCTGGCAAAAGAAGGCATTAGTGCTGAAGTAATTGATTTAAGAACCATTAGGCCTTTAGATTGGATGACTATTTTGGAAAGCGTAAAAAAGACCAATAGATTGGTAATAGTAGAAGAGCAATGGCCATTTGCTTCCGTATCTTCAGAAATAAGTTACCGAATTCAAAAAGAAGGATTTGATTATCTTGATGCACCTATCAGAAGAATTACCAGTGCGGATGCTCCAATGCACTATGCGCCTAATTTAACTGCATTGGCTGTGCCAGATGTAACCAGAACGGTTAAACTGGTAAAAGAAGTAATGTATATGAAGAAATAA